One genomic region from Salvia hispanica cultivar TCC Black 2014 chromosome 2, UniMelb_Shisp_WGS_1.0, whole genome shotgun sequence encodes:
- the LOC125207149 gene encoding dnaJ protein ERDJ2-like has translation MAAAEENSALFPIFVLTMIALPLVPYTFVNVYLTFRKKSQNINCRCSVCFRSGKYRKSIFRRISNFSTYSNLTVLLLWVVVVLLSFYIKHINTEIQIFEPFSILGLEPGVSESEIKKAYRKLSILYHPDKNPDPEANKYFIDYISKAYQALTDPISRENFEKYGHPDGRQGLQMGIALPQFLLNIDGASGGILLLGIVGVCIILPLTIAVIYLSRSSKYTGNYVMHHTMYAYYHFMKPSLAPSKVMEVFIRAAEYMEIPVRRTDEESLQKLFVLVRSELNLDLRNIRQEQAKFWKQHPALVKSELLIQAHLTRETAELSPHLQRDFKKMLALAPRLLEELIKMAIIPRTQQGHGWLRPAIGVIELSQSMIQAVPLSARKATGGSSEGYGPFLQLPHFTETVVKKIARKKVRSFQDLREMKQQERAELLTQVAGFSDAEAQDVDIVLEMMPSISIDLTCETEGEEGIQEGDIVTMQAWITLRRWNDSIRAFPHAPYFPYEKEENFWLLLADASSNDVWMSQKVNFMDEATAIIAASKAIQELKEGSGASAKEIKIAVKEAIDRVKSGSRLVMAKFQAPSEGNYNLTSYCLCDAWIGCDAKSNVKLKVLKRTRAGTRNVVSTDEVPSLEDGAEDEDEEGDDDYDDDYESEYSEDDEDVRGKDARGAVANGSVHDDAKGSSSDDDGSESDGN, from the exons ATGGCTGCGGCTGAAGAGAATAGTGCGCTGTTCCCAATTTTTGTGTTGACGATGATTGCACTGCCTCTAGTGCCTTATACTTTTGTCAATGTATACCTCACCTTCAGAAAAAAGAGCCAGAACATTAATTGCCGATGTTCAGTTTGCTTCCGCTCCGGGAAGTATCGGAAATCCATATTTAGGCGT ATTTCGAACTTTTCGACTTATAGCAACTTGACGGTTTTGTTGCTCTGGGTGGTGGTTGTGCTTTTGAGTTTCTACATCAAACATATTAACACTGAG ATCCAGATATTTGAGCCATTCAGCATACTTGGATTAGAGCCTGGAGTGTCAGAATCAGAAATAAAGAAGGCCTATAggaaactttccattttgtaCCATCCTGATAAAAATCCAGACCCAG AGGCTAACAAGTATTTTATCGATTATATATCCAAGGCTTATCAGGCTCTGACTGATCCTATATCCCGGGAGAACTTTGAGAAGTATGGGCATCCTGATGGCAGGCAG GGCCTTCAAATGGGAATTGCTCTTCCTCAATTCCTTTTGAACATCGATGGAGCATCTGGTGGAATTTTGCTTCTAGGAATTGTAGGAGTTTGTATCATTCTGCCCCTGACAATAGCCGTCATATACTTGTCAAGGTCATCAAAATATACGGGGAATTATGTCATGCATCACACGATGTATGCTTATTACCACTTTATGAAGCCTTCATTAGCTCCGAG CAAGGTGATGGAAGTTTTCATTAGAGCTGCTGAATACATGGAGATCCCAGTTCGTCGAACGGATGAAGAATCACTGCAGAAGTTATTTGTGTTAGTCAGGAGTGAGCTAAATCTGGACCTTAGAAATATCCGACAAGAACAAGCTAAATTTTGGAAACAGCATCCTGCTTTAGTAAAG TCTGAGTTATTGATTCAAGCACACCTGACCCGTGAAACCGCAGAATTATCTCCACATCTGCAGcgagattttaagaaaatgctTGCCCTTGCACCTCGTCTTCTTGAAGAGTTGATTAAG ATGGCAATCATACCACGAACCCAACAAGGGCATGGATGGCTGAGACCTGCAATTGGAGTGATTGAGCTATCCCAGAGTATGATCCAG GCAGTCCCCCTTAGTGCAAGAAAAGCAACTGGGGGTTCAAGTGAAGGTTACGGTCCATTTCTTCAGCTGCCGCATTTTACCGAAACAGTGGTCAAAAAGATTGCCAGAaag AAAGTTCGCTCATTCCAAGATCTTCGTGAAATGAAACAACAAGAGCGTGCAGAGCTGTTGACCCAGGTTGCTGGCTTTTCTGATGCTGAAGCCCAAGATGTGGATATTGTTCTTGAGATGATGCCTTCcatttcaattgatttaacaTGTGAAACGGAAGGTGAAGAGGGAATACAAGAGGGTGACATTGTGACCATGCAAGCTTGGATTACACTTCGGCGATGGAATGACTCGATTCGTGCCTTCCCACATGCTCCCTACTTCCCCTATGAAAAAGAGGAGAATTTTTGGCTACTGCTTGCAGACGCATCGTCAAATGATGTATGGATGTCTCAAAAGGTTAATTTCATGGATGAGGCGACGGCGATAATTGCCGCGTCGAAAGCAATTCAAGAGTTGAAGGAGGGGTCTGGTGCTAGTGCAAAGGAAATTAAGATAGCAGTTAAAGAAGCAATTGATAGAGTGAAATCGGGTTCGAGGTTGGTGATGGCCAAGTTCCAGGCCCCTTCCGAAGGAAATTACAACCTGACCTCCTACTGCTTGTGTGATGCATGGATAGGTTGCGATGCAAAGTCCAATGTTAAGCTCAAGGTATTGAAACGAACTCGTGCTGGCACGAGGAACGTCGTTTCTACAGATGAAGTGCCTTCGTTAGAGGATGGAGCTGAAGACGAAGACGAGGAAGGCGACGATGATTATGATGATGATTACGAGAGTGAGTACAGCGAAGATGACGAGGATGTCAGGGGCAAAGATGCTAGAGGAGCTGTGGCAAATGGCTCGGTACATGATGATGCGAAGGGTTCGAGTTCTGATGATGATGGTTCAGAGAGTGATGGAAATTAA
- the LOC125205580 gene encoding serine/threonine-protein kinase D6PKL1-like — protein MGSSRALCETIESKNEFSKTHRPQAQPVLKKDYSRCVEDDINKLFEAVNVRTSKSLDLSESWRNASKRPMRSPGSNSPGNGCSEPVSLKQALRGLCISQAAEMAAIKRLPITSASPRISEAGKHTNLFRSVVTEAGGSGCSPTQESISFSSRSLTWSHRSCKSSPVQSSSSSPGCRIKRDMKSIVSISSEPGHRVADCDGYDVEKSIMDGENVKCNASKQPQSLVESKTVSPNQSAHSSSQIPSTSELEESKLSPVCNEIAQASEVDTQVEIAHTIEEKHNLLSVLPHHNSHDGQKNAARGPIKNSATSLRVVKRAGPRLRRKSKLQTVPLLGAARSNKDVRLSKITPHNVRTGTRNKNLIIMKSKKVAASAEGSSKSSGEVNSSLDHGSGQLICQRCQCALKDTNVGSDDNPPAATTAESFTGGGNHMALVASKSDSIPSSWENRATQVNKANIKMKLNEKGDISQSSSSICDLSSSTTSLSEESGISGSIYGNRPHMSKDMRWRAINRIMKQFGFLGLNHFNLLKKLGSGDIGTVYLAELIGTNCPFAIKVMDNEFLARRKKIPRAQTEREILKMLDHPFLPTLYAQFTSDNLSCLVMEFSPGGDLHVLRQRLPGRYFPEQEARFYVAEVLLALEYLHMLGIVYRDLKPENILVREDGHIMLTDFDLSLRCSVNPMLVKSSALGMEPPRASGPCAGSNCIDPFCNGPSCQVSCFTSARLFPSNAGARKQKADAAAHAKSLPQLVAEPTEARSNSFVGTHEYLAPEIIKGESHGSAVDWWTFGVLLYELLYGKTPFKGAGNEETLANVVLQPLRFPDSPIISFQARDLIRRLLVKEAEHRLGTETGAAEIKRHPFFEGLNWALIRCAIPPQIPEFHDVGNQQMAPSHDKGTKIVNCSAGEEHLEFELF, from the exons ATGGGCTCTTCACGTGCTCTTTGTGAAACAATTGAGTCGAAGAATGAGTTTAGTAAAACTCACAGGCCACAAGCACAACCCGTGCTGAAAAAAGACTATAGTAGATGCGTAGAGGATGATATCAATAAGCTGTTCGAAGCTGTTAACGTGAGAACATCCAAGAGTTTAGATCTGTCAGAGTCATGGAGGAACGCTTCAAAGAGGCCAATGAGGTCTCCTGGTTCTAACTCTCCAGGAAATGGATGTTCAGAACCAGTTTCTCTGAAGCAGGCGCTCAGGGGTCTTTGCATTTCTCAGGCAGCAGAGATGGCTGCAATAAAACGACTGCCGATAACATCTGCTTCTCCTAGGATTTCGGAAGCTGGAAAGCACACAAACTTGTTCAGGTCTGTTGTAACTGAGGCTGGTGGATCTGGATGCTCTCCAACTCAAGAAAGtatctctttttcttctagGAGTTTGACTTGGAGCCATCGTTCGTGCAAGAGTTCACCTGTTCAAAGTTCCAGTTCGTCTCCTGGTTGTCGCATCAAACGAGATATGAAGAGTATAGTAAGCATATCTAGTGAACCTGGTCATCGAGTAGCTGATTGTGATGGATATGATGTTGAAAAATCTATCATGGATGGAGAAAATGTCAAATGTAATGCCAGTAAGCAGCCTCAGAGTCTTGTAGAGTCTAAGACTGTTTCCCCTAATCAGAGTGCCCATTCTTCTTCCCAAATTCCTTCTACCTCAGAACTCGAGGAATCAAAGTTGTCTCCTGTTTGTAATGAAATTGCGCAAGCTTCAGAAGTTGATACACAGGTGGAAATTGCTCATACAATTgaagaaaaacataatttattgtCAGTTCTGCCTCATCATAATTCTCATGATGGCCAAAAAAATGCTGCACGTGGTCCAATTAAGAATTCTGCCACTTCCTTAAGAGTAGTAAAGAGGGCAGGACCTAGATTGAGACGAAAATCGAAATTACAGACTGTACCTTTGTTAGGTGCAGCGAGAAGCAATAAAGACGTTAGATTGTCTAAAATCACCCCTCATAATGTGAGAACAGGCACAAGGAACAAGAATCTCATCATAATGAAATCAAAGAAAGTAGCTGCGTCGGCTGAGGGTAGTTCAAAATCATCTGGTGAAGTAAATAGTAGCTTGGACCATGGTTCTGGACAATTAATCTGTCAGAGGTGTCAATGTGCTTTAAAGGATACAAATGTGGGTTCCGATGACAATCCTCCAGCAGCTACTACTGCTGAATCTTTTACAGGTGGTGGGAACCACATGGCATTGGTGGCAAGCAAATCAGATTCAATTCCTTCTAGCTGGGAGAATAGGGCTACTCAAGTTAAtaaagcaaacataaaaatgaaattgaatgagaAAGGGGACATCTCCCAAAGCTCAAGCAGCATATGTGATTTGAGTAGTAGCACCACTAGCCTCAGTGAAGAGAGCGGTATAAGTGGGTCGATTTATGGAAACAGGCCACACATGTCGAAGGACATGAGATGGAGAGCAATTAACCGTATAATGAAACAATTCGGTTTCCTAGGGCTGAATCACTTTAATTTGCTGAAAAAACTTGGATCCGGGGATATAGGCACTGTTTATCTTGCTGAGCTGATAGGAACAAACTGCCCATTTGCAATAAAGGTTATGGATAACGAGTTCTTGgcaagaaggaagaagattcCCAGGGCTCAAACAGaaagagaaattttaaaaatgctGGATCATCCGTTTCTTCCTACACTTTATGCACAATTTACATCAGACAATTTATCATGCTTGGTTATGGAATTCTCGCCGGGGGGAGATTTACATGTTCTTCGACAGAGGCTGCCTGGCCGATATTTCCCAGAGCAAGAAGCAAG ATTTTATGTTGCTGAGGTCCTGCTTGCGCTCGAATATCTACACATGCTTGGTATTGTGTACAGAGATCTCAAGCCTGAAAACATTCTTGTTCGTGAGGATGGTCACATCATGCTGACAGATTTCGACCTGTCACTTAGATGTTCTGTCAACCCGATGCTCGTTAAATCTTCAGCGCTGGGGATGGAGCCACCTCGAGCTTCTGGTCCTTGTGCAGGATCCAACTGCATTGATCCCTTCTGTAACGGACCTTCATGTCAAGTCTCGTGCTTTACCTCTGCTAGGCTATTTCCCAGCAATGCTGGAGCGAGGAAGCAAAAAGCTGATGCTGCAGCTCATGCTAAGTCGTTGCCTCAGCTTGTAGCCGAGCCAACAGAGGCACGGTCCAACTCCTTTGTTGGCACACACGAGTATTTGGCTCCAGAGATTATCAAAGGCGAGAGTCATGGCAGTGCTGTTGATTGGTGGACATTTGGTGTTCTTCTGTACGAGCTTCTCTACGGAAAGACTCCATTTAAAGGTGCTGGCAACGAGGAGACGCTGGCCAACGTAGTTCTACAGCCGCTGAGATTTCCCGATTCCCCTATTATTAGTTTTCAGGCCAGGGATCTCATCCGAAGGCTTTTGGTGAAGGAAGCAGAGCATAGGCTGGGTACAGAAACCGGAGCTGCTGAGATCAAGAGGCACCCGTTCTTCGAGGGCTTGAACTGGGCGCTGATTCGCTGCGCCATTCCGCCCCAAATCCCCGAGTTTCACGATGTTGGGAATCAGCAAATGGCTCCCTCTCATGACAAGGGGACGAAGATTGTCAACTGTAGTGCCGGTGAAGAACATCTGGAATTCGAGTTGTTCTAG